One window of Penaeus chinensis breed Huanghai No. 1 chromosome 1, ASM1920278v2, whole genome shotgun sequence genomic DNA carries:
- the LOC125028884 gene encoding uncharacterized protein LOC125028884, which produces MRQLYTTPVATVTTLILIAGLGFLLLKGPHIEDTSAVRRIEIPKESFSSRLDELEQRIRVAYNYIFLLYCDTDKRVLPNGGYCLNEQDILDRWNSLWDGEMCASLEELFSGSTVLDMGAGRAHYGRCFLRAKDNVVRTSNKREVERMNRMYTEQMQKGGLLDKPQVVKSWTGYDGALNIEDITGGFVHYADISQPVHFGRKYDWVLSLEVGEHIPKKFEANYVDNLVRHACKGIVVSWAVIGQAGHHHINNQPMAYVQDLFESRGLLVDEEAQEKLRENSQLKHYKHVFVFRLARDRTC; this is translated from the exons AGGCAACTGTATACAACCCCCGTGGCCACTGTCACGACCCTCATCCTGATAGCGGGATTGGGTTTCCTCCTCCTCAAAGGACCCCACATCGAGGACACTTCTGCTGTTCGTAGAATAGAAATCCCCAAAGAATCTTTCTCCTCAAGACTG GACGAGTTAGAGCAGAGAATCAGAGTAGCCTACAACTACATCTTCCTCCTCTACTGCGACACAGACAAGAGAGTCCTTCCTAACGGGGGCTACTGCCTCAATGAACAGGACATTCTAGATCGGTGGAATTCCCTGTGGGACGGAGAG ATGTGCGCCTCGCTGGAAGAGCTCTTCAGCGGGTCGACTGTTCTGGACATGGGGGCAGGGAGAGCCCATTACGGCCGATGTTTCCTCCGGGCGAAGGATAACGTCGTAAGAACAAGTAACAAGAGAGAAGTCGAACGAATGAACCGCATGTATACAGAGCAAATGCAAAAGGGAGGTCTTCTGGACAAGCCCCAGGTGGTGAAGTCGTGGACAG GCTATGACGGCGCCCTGAACATAGAGGATATCACAGGCGGCTTCGTACACTACGCCGATATCTCTCAGCCGGTTCACTTCGGCAGGAAATACGACTGGGTGCTGAGCCTCGAAGTGGGTGAACACATTCCGAAGAAGTTTGAAGCGAATTACGTTGATAATCTGGTCAGACATGCATGCAAAG GCATAGTTGTAAGCTGGGCTGTGATTGGTCAGGCAGGTCATCACCACATCAACAACCAACCAATGGCGTACGTTCAAGACCTGTTTGAATCTCGCGGGCTTTTGGTCGACGAAGAAGCCCAGGAAAAACTGAGGGAAAATTCGCAACTTAAACATTACAAACACGTTTTTGTTTTTAGGCTGGCCCGTGATAGGACTTGCTGA